The following coding sequences lie in one Pseudomonas sp. B33.4 genomic window:
- the nuoE gene encoding NADH-quinone oxidoreductase subunit NuoE: MNSTLIQTDRFTLSETERSAIEHELHHYEDPRAASIEALKIVQKERGWVPDGALYAIGEILGIPASDVEGVATFYSQIFRQPVGRHIIRVCDSMVCYIGGHESVVSEIQNNLGIGLGQTTTDGRFTLLPVCCLGNCDKAPALMIDDDTFGDVQPAGVAKLLEGYV, translated from the coding sequence ATGAACAGCACGCTTATCCAGACAGACCGTTTCACCTTGAGTGAAACCGAGCGCTCGGCCATCGAGCACGAGCTGCATCACTACGAAGACCCGCGCGCGGCGTCGATCGAAGCCCTGAAGATCGTTCAGAAAGAACGCGGCTGGGTGCCGGATGGCGCCCTGTACGCGATCGGCGAGATTCTCGGCATCCCGGCCAGCGACGTTGAAGGCGTGGCTACTTTCTATAGCCAGATTTTCCGTCAGCCGGTCGGCCGTCACATCATTCGCGTCTGCGACAGCATGGTCTGCTACATCGGCGGCCACGAGTCGGTGGTCAGCGAAATCCAGAACAATCTGGGCATCGGCCTGGGTCAGACCACCACCGACGGTCGGTTCACCCTGCTGCCGGTCTGCTGCCTCGGCAACTGCGACAAGGCACCGGCGCTGATGATCGACGACGACACCTTTGGTGATGTGCAGCCGGCTGGCGTCGCCAAACTGCTCGAGGGCTACGTATGA
- the nuoF gene encoding NADH-quinone oxidoreductase subunit NuoF: MTLTSFGPANRIQRSAETHPLTWRLRDDGEAVWLDEYQAKNGYAAARKAFADMDQDAIVQTVKDAGLKGRGGAGFPTGVKWGLMPKDESINIRYLLCNADEMEPNTWKDRMLMEQLPHLLIEGMLISARALKTYRGYIFLRGEYTTAAKHLNRAVEEAKAAGLLGKNILGSGFDFELFVHTGAGRYICGEETALINSLEGRRANPRSKPPFPAAVGVWGKPTCVNNVETLCNVPAIIADGVDWYKSLAREGSEDMGTKLMGFSGKVKNPGLWELPFGVTGRELFEDYAGGMRDGFKLKAWQPGGAGTGFLLPEHLDAQMYAGGIAKVGTRMGTGLAMAVDDSVNMVSLLRNMEQFFARESCGFCTPCRDGLPWSVKLLMAIEQGRGQPGDIETLLGLVNFLGPGKTFCAHAPGAVEPLGSAIKYFRPEFEAGIAPVSAAVPPLARPIVIGA; the protein is encoded by the coding sequence ATGACCCTGACATCTTTCGGTCCTGCCAACCGCATTCAGCGTTCGGCCGAGACTCACCCGCTGACCTGGCGTCTGCGTGATGACGGCGAAGCCGTGTGGCTCGACGAGTACCAGGCCAAGAACGGTTACGCTGCGGCGCGCAAAGCCTTCGCCGACATGGATCAGGACGCTATCGTCCAGACCGTGAAAGACGCCGGCCTCAAAGGTCGCGGCGGTGCAGGCTTCCCCACGGGCGTGAAGTGGGGCCTGATGCCCAAAGACGAATCCATCAACATCCGTTACCTGCTGTGCAACGCGGATGAAATGGAGCCGAACACCTGGAAAGACCGCATGCTGATGGAGCAACTGCCCCATCTGCTGATCGAAGGCATGCTGATCAGTGCTCGCGCGCTGAAAACCTACCGTGGCTACATCTTCCTGCGTGGCGAATACACCACCGCCGCCAAGCACCTCAACCGTGCCGTGGAAGAAGCCAAGGCTGCGGGCCTGCTGGGCAAAAACATTCTGGGCAGCGGTTTTGATTTCGAGCTGTTCGTCCACACCGGCGCCGGGCGTTACATCTGCGGTGAAGAAACCGCACTGATCAACTCCCTCGAAGGCCGCCGCGCCAACCCGCGCTCCAAGCCGCCCTTCCCTGCCGCCGTCGGCGTGTGGGGCAAGCCGACCTGCGTGAACAACGTCGAAACCCTGTGCAACGTGCCGGCGATCATTGCCGACGGCGTTGACTGGTACAAATCGTTGGCGCGTGAAGGCAGCGAAGACATGGGCACCAAGCTCATGGGCTTCTCCGGCAAAGTCAAAAACCCGGGTCTGTGGGAGCTGCCATTCGGCGTCACCGGTCGCGAGTTGTTCGAAGACTACGCCGGCGGCATGCGCGACGGCTTCAAACTCAAGGCCTGGCAGCCAGGCGGCGCCGGTACCGGTTTCCTCCTGCCTGAGCACCTCGACGCCCAAATGTATGCCGGCGGCATCGCCAAAGTGGGCACCCGTATGGGTACCGGCCTGGCCATGGCGGTGGATGACAGCGTCAACATGGTCTCGTTGCTGCGCAACATGGAGCAGTTCTTCGCTCGCGAGTCGTGCGGTTTCTGCACCCCGTGCCGCGATGGTTTGCCATGGAGCGTCAAGCTCTTGATGGCCATTGAACAAGGCCGCGGTCAGCCAGGCGACATCGAGACCCTGCTGGGTCTGGTCAACTTCCTCGGCCCAGGCAAGACCTTCTGTGCTCACGCACCGGGTGCCGTGGAGCCGTTGGGCAGTGCCATCAAATACTTCCGTCCAGAGTTCGAAGCCGGTATCGCGCCAGTCAGCGCCGCCGTCCCGCCTCTGGCAAGGCCGATCGTAATCGGCGCGTAA
- the nuoG gene encoding NADH-quinone oxidoreductase subunit NuoG, translating to MATIHVDGKALEVDGADNLLQACLSLGLDIPYFCWHPALGSVGACRQCAVKQYTDENDTRGRIVMSCMTPATDNTWISIEDEESKAFRASVVEWLMTNHPHDCPVCEEGGHCHLQDMTVMTGHNERRYRFTKRTHQNQQLGPFISHEMNRCIACYRCVRFYKDYAGGTDLGVFGAHDNVYFGRVEDGTLESEFSGNLTEVCPTGVFTDKTHSERYNRKWDMQFAPSICHGCSSGCNISPGERYGELRRIENRFNGSVNQYFLCDRGRFGYGYVNRTDRPRQPLLADGTKLGLDAALDKAADLLRGRNIVGIGSPRASLESNYALRELVGAEHFYSGIEASELERIRLVLQVLKDSPLPVPNMRDIEDHDAIFVLGEDLTQTAARVALSLRQSVKGKAEDMAEAMRVQPWLDAAVKNIGQHALNPLFIASLAETKLDDIAEECVHAAPDDLARIGFAVAHALDASAPAVEGLDAEALQLAKRIADALLAAKRPLIIAGTSLGSKALIEAAANIAKALKLREKNGSISLIVPEANSLGLAMLGGESVDAALQAVIDGKADAIVVLENDLYTRTAKEKVDAALNAAQVVIVADHQKTATSDRAHLVLPAASFAEGDGTLVSQEGRAQRFFQVFDPQYMDASILVHEGWRWLHALRATLLNQPIDWTQLDHVTAAVASSTEQLARIVDAAPSAAFRIKGLKLAREPLRYSGRTAMRADISVHEPRTPQDKDTAFAFSMEGYSGSVEPRQQVPFAWSPGWNSPQAWNKFQDEVGGHIRAGDPGTRLIESTGDSLNWFAAAPRAFNPAPGTWQAVPFFHLFGSEENSSKAAPVQERIPAPYVALAKSEADRLGVNDGALLSLNVAGQTLRLPLRINEELGAGLVALPAGIAGIPPAFAGVSVDGLQEAAQ from the coding sequence ATGGCCACTATCCACGTAGACGGCAAAGCGCTCGAAGTCGACGGGGCAGACAACCTGTTACAGGCATGTCTGTCGCTGGGCCTCGACATTCCATATTTCTGCTGGCACCCCGCGCTCGGTAGCGTCGGGGCGTGCCGCCAGTGCGCGGTCAAGCAGTACACCGACGAGAACGACACCCGTGGTCGCATCGTCATGTCCTGCATGACCCCTGCCACTGACAACACCTGGATCTCCATCGAAGATGAAGAATCCAAGGCGTTCCGCGCCAGTGTTGTTGAATGGCTGATGACCAACCACCCGCACGACTGCCCTGTGTGCGAAGAAGGCGGTCATTGCCACCTGCAAGACATGACCGTGATGACCGGCCACAACGAGCGCCGTTATCGCTTCACCAAACGCACCCACCAGAACCAGCAACTGGGCCCGTTCATTTCCCACGAAATGAACCGCTGCATCGCTTGCTACCGCTGCGTGCGCTTCTACAAGGATTACGCTGGCGGCACCGACCTCGGTGTGTTTGGCGCCCACGACAACGTGTACTTCGGTCGCGTTGAAGACGGCACCCTCGAAAGCGAGTTCTCCGGCAACCTCACCGAGGTCTGCCCGACCGGTGTGTTCACCGACAAGACTCACTCCGAACGCTACAACCGCAAGTGGGACATGCAGTTCGCGCCGAGCATCTGCCATGGCTGCTCGAGCGGTTGCAACATCTCCCCGGGCGAACGCTACGGCGAACTGCGTCGCATCGAAAACCGTTTCAACGGCTCGGTGAACCAGTACTTCCTGTGCGACCGTGGCCGTTTCGGTTATGGCTACGTCAACCGCACCGACCGTCCACGTCAGCCGCTGCTGGCCGATGGCACCAAGCTCGGTCTGGATGCTGCACTGGATAAAGCCGCTGACTTGCTGCGCGGTCGCAACATCGTCGGTATCGGTTCGCCGCGTGCCAGCCTCGAAAGCAACTACGCGTTGCGCGAACTGGTCGGCGCCGAGCACTTCTACTCGGGTATCGAAGCCTCCGAACTGGAGCGCATCCGTCTGGTCCTGCAAGTGCTGAAAGACAGCCCGTTGCCTGTGCCGAACATGCGCGACATCGAAGACCATGACGCCATTTTCGTCCTCGGTGAAGACCTGACTCAGACCGCCGCCCGTGTGGCGCTGTCGCTGCGTCAATCGGTCAAAGGCAAAGCTGAAGACATGGCCGAAGCCATGCGTGTTCAGCCTTGGCTCGACGCTGCGGTGAAGAACATCGGTCAGCACGCGCTGAACCCGCTGTTCATCGCCAGCCTGGCGGAAACCAAGCTCGACGACATCGCTGAAGAATGCGTACACGCCGCTCCAGACGACCTGGCGCGCATCGGTTTCGCCGTGGCTCACGCACTGGACGCCAGCGCCCCGGCCGTTGAAGGTCTGGACGCCGAAGCACTGCAACTGGCCAAGCGCATTGCTGATGCCCTGCTCGCCGCCAAACGTCCGCTGATCATCGCTGGTACTTCGCTGGGTTCCAAAGCCTTGATCGAAGCCGCCGCGAACATCGCCAAGGCACTGAAGCTGCGCGAGAAGAACGGTTCGATCAGCCTGATCGTCCCGGAAGCCAACAGCCTCGGTCTGGCCATGCTCGGTGGCGAATCGGTCGACGCCGCGCTGCAAGCCGTCATCGATGGCAAGGCCGACGCTATCGTCGTGCTGGAAAACGATCTGTACACCCGCACCGCCAAAGAAAAAGTCGATGCCGCACTGAACGCTGCGCAAGTAGTGATCGTTGCTGATCATCAGAAGACGGCTACCAGCGACCGCGCGCACCTGGTTCTGCCAGCCGCAAGCTTCGCTGAAGGCGACGGTACGCTGGTCAGCCAGGAAGGTCGCGCCCAGCGCTTCTTCCAGGTTTTCGACCCGCAATACATGGATGCGAGCATCCTGGTTCACGAAGGCTGGCGCTGGCTGCACGCCCTGCGCGCGACCCTGCTGAACCAGCCGATCGACTGGACGCAACTCGACCACGTCACCGCTGCCGTTGCTTCGAGCACCGAGCAACTGGCACGTATCGTCGACGCAGCACCATCGGCGGCGTTCCGCATCAAGGGTCTGAAACTGGCACGTGAGCCGCTGCGTTATTCCGGTCGCACCGCGATGCGCGCCGACATCAGCGTTCACGAACCGCGCACCCCGCAAGACAAGGACACCGCGTTCGCCTTCTCCATGGAAGGTTACTCAGGTTCGGTTGAACCGCGTCAGCAGGTGCCGTTTGCCTGGTCGCCGGGCTGGAACTCGCCACAAGCGTGGAACAAGTTCCAGGACGAAGTCGGTGGTCACATCCGCGCTGGCGACCCGGGCACTCGCCTGATCGAAAGCACCGGTGATTCGCTGAACTGGTTCGCTGCCGCACCGCGCGCATTCAACCCGGCGCCGGGCACCTGGCAAGCCGTGCCGTTCTTCCACCTGTTCGGCAGCGAAGAGAACTCTTCGAAAGCCGCGCCGGTTCAAGAGCGCATTCCGGCTCCATACGTAGCTTTGGCCAAATCGGAAGCGGATCGTCTGGGCGTCAACGACGGTGCCCTGCTGAGCCTGAACGTGGCCGGTCAGACCCTGCGTCTGCCGCTGCGCATCAATGAAGAACTGGGCGCCGGTCTGGTGGCATTGCCTGCGGGCATCGCCGGCATTCCACCGGCATTCGCCGGCGTATCCGTCGACGGTCTGCAGGAGGCAGCGCAATGA
- the nuoH gene encoding NADH-quinone oxidoreductase subunit NuoH produces MTWFTPEVIDVILSVVKAIVILLAVVVAGALLSFVERRLLGWWQDRYGPNRVGPFGMFQIAADMLKMFFKEDWTPPFADKVIFTLAPVVAMSALLIAFAIIPITPTWGVADLNIGLLFFFAMAGLSVYAVLFAGWSSNNKFALLGSLRASAQTVSYEVFMGLALMGIVVQVGSFNMRDIVEYQAQNLWFIIPQFFGFCTFFIAGVAVTHRHPFDQPEAEQELADGYHIEYAGMKWGMFFVGEYIGIILISALLVTLFFGGWHGPFGILPQLAFVWFALKTAFFIMLFILLRASIPRPRYDQVMDFSWKFCLPLTLINLLVTAAVVLWNTPAVAVQ; encoded by the coding sequence ATGACCTGGTTCACCCCTGAAGTGATCGATGTGATCCTCTCGGTCGTCAAAGCCATCGTGATTCTGCTGGCCGTTGTGGTCGCAGGCGCATTGCTCAGCTTTGTCGAACGTCGCCTGCTGGGCTGGTGGCAGGACCGTTACGGTCCGAACCGCGTTGGTCCGTTTGGTATGTTCCAGATCGCCGCCGACATGCTGAAGATGTTCTTCAAGGAAGACTGGACGCCGCCGTTTGCCGACAAGGTGATCTTCACCCTGGCACCGGTGGTGGCGATGTCCGCCCTGCTGATCGCTTTTGCGATCATCCCGATCACCCCGACCTGGGGCGTCGCGGATCTGAACATCGGCTTGCTGTTCTTCTTCGCCATGGCCGGTCTGTCGGTCTACGCGGTGCTGTTCGCCGGCTGGTCGAGTAACAACAAGTTCGCCCTGCTCGGCAGCTTGCGTGCCTCGGCGCAGACCGTGTCCTACGAAGTGTTCATGGGCCTGGCCCTGATGGGCATCGTGGTTCAGGTCGGCTCGTTCAACATGCGCGACATCGTCGAGTACCAGGCGCAGAACCTGTGGTTCATCATTCCGCAGTTCTTCGGCTTCTGTACCTTCTTCATCGCTGGCGTCGCCGTGACTCACCGTCACCCGTTCGACCAGCCGGAAGCGGAACAGGAACTGGCCGACGGTTACCACATTGAATACGCCGGTATGAAATGGGGCATGTTCTTCGTCGGTGAATACATCGGCATCATCCTGATCTCGGCGCTGTTGGTCACCCTGTTCTTCGGTGGCTGGCACGGTCCGTTCGGCATCTTGCCGCAACTGGCCTTCGTCTGGTTCGCACTGAAGACCGCGTTCTTCATCATGCTGTTCATCCTGCTGCGCGCTTCCATTCCGCGTCCGCGTTATGACCAGGTGATGGATTTCAGCTGGAAATTCTGCCTGCCACTGACCCTGATCAATTTGCTGGTGACCGCTGCGGTCGTGTTGTGGAACACGCCTGCAGTCGCGGTTCAGTGA
- the nuoI gene encoding NADH-quinone oxidoreductase subunit NuoI produces the protein MFKYIGDIVKGTGTQLRSLVMVFGHGFRKRDTLQYPEEAVYLPPRYRGRIVLTRDPDGEERCVACNLCAVACPVGCISLQKAETEDGRWYPDFFRINFSRCIFCGLCEEACPTTAIQLTPDFEMAEFKRQDLVYEKEDLLISGPGKNPDYNFYRVAGMAIAGKPKGSAQNEAEPINVKSLLP, from the coding sequence ATGTTCAAATATATTGGCGACATCGTTAAGGGTACCGGTACCCAGTTGCGCAGCCTGGTCATGGTCTTCGGCCATGGCTTTCGCAAGCGCGACACCCTGCAATACCCCGAAGAAGCGGTCTACCTGCCACCACGCTACCGTGGTCGCATCGTCCTGACCCGCGACCCCGATGGCGAAGAGCGTTGCGTAGCCTGCAACCTCTGCGCCGTAGCTTGCCCAGTGGGTTGCATCTCGCTGCAGAAAGCTGAAACCGAAGACGGTCGCTGGTACCCGGACTTCTTCCGTATCAACTTCTCGCGCTGCATTTTCTGCGGTCTCTGCGAGGAAGCCTGTCCGACCACCGCGATCCAGCTGACACCGGATTTCGAGATGGCCGAGTTCAAACGTCAGGACCTGGTGTACGAGAAAGAAGATCTGCTGATCTCCGGCCCCGGCAAAAACCCTGATTACAACTTCTATCGTGTTGCAGGTATGGCAATCGCTGGCAAGCCGAAAGGCTCCGCGCAGAACGAAGCCGAACCGATCAACGTGAAGAGCTTGCTGCCTTAA
- the nuoJ gene encoding NADH-quinone oxidoreductase subunit J codes for MEFAFYFASGIAVVSTLRVVTNTNPVHALLYLIISLIAVAMTFFALGAPFAGVLEVIAYAGAIMVLFVFVVMMLNLGPASVQQERTWLRPGIWAGPVILAALLLAELLYVLFAHQSGQAIGHTTVDAKAVGISLFGPYLLVVELASMLLLAAAVTAFHLGRNEAKE; via the coding sequence ATGGAATTCGCTTTCTATTTCGCATCGGGTATCGCTGTTGTGTCCACGCTACGTGTGGTCACCAACACCAACCCTGTGCACGCCCTGCTCTACCTGATCATCTCGTTGATTGCCGTGGCCATGACCTTCTTCGCACTCGGCGCGCCGTTCGCCGGCGTGCTGGAAGTGATCGCCTACGCCGGCGCCATCATGGTGCTGTTCGTGTTCGTGGTGATGATGCTGAACCTGGGCCCGGCCTCGGTTCAGCAAGAACGCACCTGGCTGCGGCCTGGCATCTGGGCCGGTCCGGTGATTCTCGCCGCCCTGCTGCTGGCCGAACTGCTGTATGTGCTGTTCGCTCACCAGAGCGGCCAGGCCATCGGCCACACCACCGTAGACGCGAAAGCCGTGGGCATCAGCCTGTTCGGTCCGTACCTGCTGGTGGTCGAACTCGCCTCGATGCTGCTGCTTGCTGCAGCCGTCACGGCGTTCCATTTGGGCCGTAACGAGGCGAAGGAGTAA
- the nuoK gene encoding NADH-quinone oxidoreductase subunit NuoK, with protein MPAIPLEHGLAVAGILFCLGLVGLMVRRNILFVLMSLEVMMNASALAFIVAGARWGQPDGQIMFILVISLAAAEASIGLAILLQLYRRFHTLDIDAASEMRG; from the coding sequence ATGCCTGCTATCCCTCTCGAACATGGTCTGGCCGTTGCCGGCATCCTGTTCTGCCTTGGTCTGGTCGGCCTGATGGTCCGCCGCAACATTTTGTTCGTGTTGATGAGTCTGGAAGTAATGATGAACGCCTCTGCACTGGCCTTCATCGTTGCAGGCGCCCGTTGGGGCCAGCCGGATGGACAGATCATGTTCATCCTGGTGATCAGCTTGGCAGCCGCCGAGGCCAGTATTGGTCTGGCGATCCTGCTGCAACTGTATCGCCGCTTCCACACGCTCGATATCGACGCTGCCAGTGAGATGCGCGGATGA
- the nuoL gene encoding NADH-quinone oxidoreductase subunit L produces MNLIFLTFVFPLIGFLLLSFSRGRWSENLSALIGVGSIGLSAIVAAYVIWQFNVAPPEGGHYTLVLWKWMAVEGFKPDFALYVDGLSITMLGVVVGVGFLIHLFASWYMRGEAGYSRFFSYTNLFIASMLFLVLGDNLLFLYFGWEGVGLCSYLLIGFYYSNRNNGNAALKAFIVTRIGDVFMAIGLFILFQQVGTLNIQELLVLAPQKFQVGDFWITLATLMLLGGAVGKSAQLPLQTWLADAMAGPTPVSALIHAATMVTAGVYLIARTHGLFTLAPEILHLVGIVGGVTLVLAGFAALVQTDIKRILAYSTMSQIGYMFLALGVGAWDGAIFHLMTHAFFKALLFLASGAVIVACHHEQNIFKMGGLWKKLPLAYASFIVGGAALAALPLVTAGFYSKDEILWEAFASGNHGLLYAGLVGAFMTSLYTFRLIFITFHGEAKTEAHAGHGIAHWLPLSVLIVLSTAIGAMIVPPLHGVLPESVGHAGGEAKHSLEIASGAIALAGILLAALLFLGKRRFVTAIANSGIGRFLSAWWFAAWGFDWIYDKLFVKPYLAISHVLRKDPLDQTIGLIPRMAKGGHTALSRTETGQLRWYAASMAAGAVLVIGAIVLVAV; encoded by the coding sequence ATGAACCTGATCTTTCTGACTTTCGTATTCCCTCTGATCGGTTTCCTGCTCCTGTCGTTCTCCCGTGGACGCTGGTCGGAAAACCTCTCGGCGCTGATTGGCGTGGGTTCCATTGGCTTGTCGGCGATTGTCGCCGCCTACGTCATCTGGCAATTCAACGTCGCGCCACCCGAAGGCGGTCACTACACGCTGGTGCTGTGGAAGTGGATGGCGGTCGAAGGCTTCAAGCCTGACTTCGCCCTCTACGTCGACGGCCTGTCGATCACCATGCTTGGCGTGGTGGTTGGCGTCGGCTTCCTGATCCACCTGTTCGCGTCCTGGTACATGCGCGGCGAAGCGGGCTACTCGCGCTTCTTCTCGTACACCAACCTGTTTATCGCCAGCATGCTGTTCCTGGTGCTCGGCGATAACCTGTTGTTCCTGTACTTCGGCTGGGAAGGCGTGGGCCTGTGCTCGTACCTGTTGATCGGTTTCTACTACAGCAACCGCAACAACGGTAACGCCGCACTCAAGGCCTTCATCGTGACCCGGATCGGCGACGTGTTCATGGCCATCGGCCTGTTCATCCTGTTCCAGCAAGTGGGCACGTTGAACATCCAGGAACTGCTGGTGCTGGCACCGCAGAAATTCCAGGTCGGCGACTTCTGGATCACTTTGGCAACCCTGATGCTGCTGGGTGGCGCGGTCGGTAAATCGGCACAACTGCCGCTGCAAACCTGGCTCGCGGACGCGATGGCCGGCCCGACTCCGGTTTCGGCACTGATCCACGCTGCAACCATGGTGACTGCTGGTGTCTACCTGATCGCCCGTACCCACGGTCTGTTCACCCTGGCGCCGGAAATCCTCCACCTGGTCGGCATCGTTGGTGGTGTGACCCTGGTACTGGCTGGTTTCGCCGCGCTGGTTCAAACCGACATCAAACGTATCCTCGCCTACTCGACCATGAGCCAGATCGGCTACATGTTCCTGGCGCTGGGCGTTGGCGCCTGGGATGGCGCGATTTTCCACCTGATGACCCACGCCTTCTTCAAGGCCCTGCTGTTCCTTGCTTCCGGTGCGGTGATCGTTGCCTGCCACCACGAGCAGAACATCTTCAAGATGGGCGGTCTGTGGAAGAAACTGCCACTGGCCTACGCCAGCTTCATCGTCGGCGGCGCGGCACTGGCTGCCCTGCCACTGGTCACCGCAGGCTTCTACTCCAAGGACGAAATCCTTTGGGAAGCGTTCGCCAGCGGCAACCACGGTCTGCTCTACGCAGGTCTGGTCGGCGCGTTCATGACATCGCTGTACACCTTCCGCCTGATCTTCATCACGTTCCACGGTGAAGCCAAGACTGAAGCCCACGCCGGTCACGGCATCGCTCACTGGCTGCCATTGTCGGTGCTGATCGTATTGTCCACCGCCATCGGCGCGATGATCGTTCCGCCACTGCACGGCGTACTGCCAGAAAGCGTTGGCCATGCCGGTGGCGAAGCCAAGCACAGTCTGGAAATCGCTTCGGGCGCCATCGCCCTGGCCGGTATCCTGCTGGCAGCGCTGCTGTTCCTCGGCAAGCGTCGCTTCGTCACGGCGATCGCCAACAGCGGCATCGGCCGTTTCCTTTCGGCCTGGTGGTTCGCTGCCTGGGGCTTCGACTGGATCTACGACAAACTGTTCGTCAAGCCTTACCTGGCGATCAGCCACGTACTGCGCAAAGACCCGCTCGACCAGACCATCGGTCTGATCCCGCGTATGGCCAAGGGTGGTCACACCGCCCTAAGCCGCACCGAGACCGGTCAACTGCGTTGGTACGCTGCTTCGATGGCTGCTGGTGCCGTGCTGGTAATCGGCGCCATCGTGCTGGTAGCGGTCTGA
- the nuoM gene encoding NADH-quinone oxidoreductase subunit M produces MILPWLILIPFIGGLLCWMGERFGATLPRWIALLTMTLELALGLWLWAHGDYSFAPAPGADPTWALEFKHVWIQRFGINVHLALDGLSLLMILLTGLLGILSVLCSWKEIQRHVGFFHLNLMWILGGVVGVFLALDLFMFFFFWEMMLVPMYFLIALWGHSSSDGKKTRIYAATKFFIFTQASGLIMLVAILGLVLVNFNNTGVITFNYADLLKTKMSMTTEYILMLGFFIAFAVKLPVVPFHSWLPDAHAQAPTAGSVDLAGILLKTAAYGLLRFALPLFPNASAEFAPIAMTLGLIGIFYGAFLAFAQTDIKRLIAFSSVSHMGFVLIGIYSGSQLALQGAVIQMLAHGVSAAALFILSGQLYERLHTRDMREMGGLWSRIAYLPAISLFFAAASLGLPGTGNFVGEFLILIGSFASWPWITAIATSGLVFGSVYSLIMIHRAYFGPSKSDSILHGMDARELIMVLGLAVLLVYLGVYPQPFLDTSAATMHGVQQWLGTAFTQLASAR; encoded by the coding sequence ATGATTCTGCCTTGGCTAATCCTGATCCCCTTCATCGGCGGCCTGCTGTGCTGGATGGGTGAGCGCTTCGGCGCTACCCTGCCCCGCTGGATTGCGCTGTTGACCATGACCCTGGAACTCGCCCTCGGCCTCTGGCTGTGGGCCCACGGTGACTATTCATTTGCACCGGCGCCTGGCGCCGATCCGACCTGGGCGCTTGAGTTCAAGCATGTCTGGATCCAGCGCTTCGGCATCAACGTGCACCTGGCCCTCGACGGCCTGTCGCTGTTGATGATCCTGCTGACCGGCCTGCTGGGTATCCTCTCGGTACTCTGCTCGTGGAAAGAGATTCAACGTCACGTTGGCTTCTTCCACCTGAACCTGATGTGGATCCTGGGCGGCGTTGTCGGCGTGTTCCTCGCCCTCGACCTGTTCATGTTCTTCTTCTTCTGGGAAATGATGCTGGTGCCGATGTACTTCCTCATCGCGCTCTGGGGTCACAGTTCTTCGGACGGCAAGAAAACCCGCATCTACGCAGCAACCAAGTTCTTCATCTTCACTCAGGCGTCCGGCCTGATCATGCTGGTGGCGATCCTCGGTCTGGTGCTGGTCAACTTCAACAACACTGGCGTGATTACCTTCAACTACGCCGACCTGTTGAAAACCAAGATGTCGATGACCACCGAGTACATTCTGATGCTCGGCTTCTTCATCGCCTTCGCGGTCAAGCTGCCCGTCGTACCGTTCCACTCGTGGTTGCCTGATGCCCACGCCCAGGCGCCGACTGCAGGTTCCGTCGACCTCGCCGGTATCTTGCTGAAAACCGCTGCCTACGGTCTGCTGCGTTTCGCCCTGCCGCTGTTCCCGAATGCTTCGGCCGAGTTTGCGCCGATCGCCATGACCCTCGGTCTGATCGGGATCTTCTACGGCGCGTTCCTCGCTTTCGCACAAACCGACATCAAGCGTCTGATTGCCTTCTCGTCCGTTTCCCACATGGGTTTCGTGTTGATCGGCATCTACTCCGGCAGCCAACTGGCGCTGCAAGGTGCAGTAATCCAGATGCTCGCGCACGGCGTTTCGGCAGCCGCACTGTTTATCCTCAGCGGTCAGTTGTACGAGCGTCTGCACACTCGGGACATGCGTGAGATGGGCGGTCTGTGGTCGCGTATCGCTTACCTGCCGGCGATCAGCCTGTTCTTTGCAGCCGCGTCCTTGGGTCTGCCGGGTACCGGTAACTTTGTCGGTGAGTTCCTGATCCTGATCGGCTCCTTCGCAAGCTGGCCTTGGATCACGGCGATTGCCACCTCCGGTCTGGTGTTCGGTTCGGTCTACTCGCTGATCATGATCCACCGTGCCTACTTCGGTCCGTCGAAATCGGATTCGATCCTGCACGGTATGGACGCTCGCGAACTGATCATGGTGCTGGGCCTTGCGGTGCTGCTGGTTTACCTCGGCGTCTACCCGCAACCGTTCCTCGACACGTCTGCCGCCACGATGCATGGCGTGCAGCAGTGGCTCGGCACCGCCTTCACTCAACTCGCTTCGGCCCGGTAA